The Streptomyces sp. Je 1-332 genome has a window encoding:
- a CDS encoding NAD(P)H-quinone oxidoreductase, whose translation MHAITIPEAGGPEALVWAEVPDPVPGEGEVLVDVVASAVNRADLLQRQGFYNPPPGSSPYPGLECAGRVTDIGPGVSGWKIGDEVCALLAGGGYAEQVVVPAGQLLPVPDGVDLVTAAALPEVTSTVWSNVFMISHLRPGETFLVHGGSSGIGTMAIQLAKAVGARVAVTAGTKEKLDFCGELGADILVNYREQDFVEEVKKATDGAGADVILDNMGAKYLDRNVQTLAANGRLAIIGMQGGVKGELNIATLLGKRAAVTATSLRGRPAEEKAAIVAAVREHVWPLITSGHVRPIVDQTVPMSDAAAAHRVLEESSHIGKVLLVR comes from the coding sequence ATGCATGCGATCACGATCCCCGAAGCCGGTGGACCCGAAGCGCTCGTATGGGCCGAGGTCCCCGATCCCGTACCCGGCGAGGGCGAGGTGCTGGTCGACGTCGTCGCCAGCGCCGTGAACCGCGCCGACCTGCTCCAGCGCCAGGGCTTCTACAACCCGCCACCCGGATCGTCCCCCTACCCGGGGCTGGAGTGCGCGGGCCGCGTCACCGACATCGGTCCCGGCGTCTCGGGCTGGAAGATCGGCGACGAGGTGTGCGCGCTGCTCGCCGGCGGCGGCTACGCCGAGCAGGTCGTCGTCCCCGCCGGGCAGTTGCTGCCCGTGCCGGACGGCGTCGACCTCGTCACCGCGGCGGCGCTGCCCGAGGTGACGTCCACCGTCTGGTCCAACGTCTTCATGATTTCCCACCTCAGGCCCGGCGAGACGTTCCTCGTGCACGGCGGCTCCAGCGGTATCGGCACCATGGCGATCCAGCTGGCGAAGGCCGTCGGCGCCAGGGTGGCGGTCACGGCGGGCACCAAGGAGAAGCTCGACTTCTGCGGGGAGCTCGGCGCGGACATCCTCGTCAACTACCGCGAGCAGGACTTCGTCGAGGAGGTCAAGAAGGCCACGGACGGCGCGGGCGCTGACGTCATCCTCGACAACATGGGCGCCAAGTACCTGGACCGGAACGTGCAGACCCTCGCCGCCAACGGCCGTCTCGCGATCATCGGCATGCAGGGTGGCGTCAAGGGCGAGCTGAACATCGCCACGCTCCTCGGCAAGCGTGCCGCCGTCACCGCGACCTCCCTGCGGGGCCGTCCCGCCGAGGAGAAGGCGGCGATCGTAGCGGCGGTGCGCGAGCACGTGTGGCCGCTGATCACCTCCGGACACGTACGGCCGATCGTCGACCAGACGGTGCCGATGAGCGACGCGGCGGCCGCCCATCGCGTACTGGAGGAGAGCTCGCACATCGGGAAGGTGCTGCTGGTCCGCTGA
- a CDS encoding bacterial proteasome activator family protein: MEMPRNERSPESPQVLVVGQDGMALGGGGDDESREVPVTDMVEQPAKVMRIGSMIKQLLEEVRAAPLDEASRVRLKEIHASSVKELEDGLAPELVEELERLSLPFTDDGVPSDAELRIAQAQLVGWLEGLFHGIQTALFAQQMAARAQLESMRRALPPGVGGGEEEEEGGIAGRTGGPYL; encoded by the coding sequence ATGGAGATGCCGAGGAACGAAAGGTCGCCCGAGAGCCCGCAGGTCCTGGTCGTGGGCCAGGACGGAATGGCACTCGGCGGCGGCGGAGACGACGAATCCCGCGAGGTCCCGGTGACGGACATGGTCGAACAGCCGGCGAAGGTCATGCGCATCGGCAGCATGATCAAGCAGTTGCTCGAGGAGGTGCGGGCGGCACCTCTCGACGAGGCGAGCCGGGTGCGGCTCAAGGAGATCCACGCCAGTTCGGTCAAGGAGCTCGAGGACGGCCTCGCCCCCGAGCTCGTCGAGGAACTGGAGCGTCTCTCCCTCCCCTTCACCGACGACGGAGTACCCAGCGACGCCGAACTGCGCATCGCGCAGGCCCAATTGGTGGGCTGGCTCGAAGGGCTCTTCCACGGGATTCAGACGGCCCTCTTCGCGCAGCAGATGGCGGCGCGGGCGCAGCTCGAATCGATGCGGCGCGCACTGCCGCCCGGTGTGGGCGGCGGCGAGGAGGAAGAGGAGGGCGGCATCGCGGGGCGGACCGGAGGGCCTTACCTCTAG